The following proteins come from a genomic window of Cronobacter muytjensii ATCC 51329:
- a CDS encoding YjcB family protein — translation MATLTASMVLMRWQLLGAVLMFLASTLNIQFRKSDYQALAVISSGLGIVASCVFATGLLGVSIDFHAIWHNMKDIMVEVMSHTPPEWPMVVT, via the coding sequence ATGGCTACGCTTACCGCCAGCATGGTACTGATGCGCTGGCAACTTCTGGGTGCGGTTTTAATGTTTCTGGCCAGCACTCTTAATATTCAGTTTCGCAAATCTGACTACCAGGCGCTGGCGGTGATCAGCAGCGGTCTGGGCATTGTCGCCTCCTGCGTCTTCGCCACCGGTCTGCTCGGGGTGAGCATCGACTTCCACGCCATCTGGCACAATATGAAAGACATCATGGTGGAAGTGATGAGTCATACACCGCCGGAATGGCCGATGGTGGTGACCTGA
- a CDS encoding EAL domain-containing protein, translated as MNFRARRQALRISGIIMVVLLPVMLALWLAHHRAVNETRAHLDTFAQLVLNRTELVLSHVEKARNEAEKYQGEICSPAHQRNMLDIARGQIYVEDLIYAQGDELLCSPLFDQPFILSPANYTRTPDIAFYYYRDTPFYSGHKMIYLRKGNYVAVVNPLSFSEILTNDTALTYGVYDTATRAFFSLSEKTDAHTLAPFARAHKTDFQKEGRFWSIVVSGKRPIAIVVSTSETWFWQAWRRQMSVMLPLGLLMGGLLVFISTRTRHRFNSPSRQLQRALQKRMLRLHYQPIMDIKHGMCVGAEALLRWPGYNGQVMSPAEFIPLAEKTGMIAQVTDYVVEELFNDLGHFLATHPQIYISINLSASDFHSSRLIALIEGKNSQHGVRAQQIKIEVTERGFIDVPRTTPVIQAFRQSGFEIAIDDFGTGYSNLHNLYSLNVDILKIDKSFIDTLTTNSTSHLIAEHIIDMAHSLRLKIIAEGVETAEQVAWLLKRGVQYCQGWHFSKALSQQEFITWLQQDDARAMPGWQNCVVNRQAL; from the coding sequence ATGAATTTCAGGGCACGACGGCAGGCGTTGCGAATCTCAGGCATAATCATGGTGGTCTTACTGCCTGTGATGCTTGCGCTTTGGCTCGCCCACCATCGGGCTGTCAACGAAACGCGCGCGCATCTGGATACCTTCGCGCAGCTTGTGCTCAACCGTACCGAACTGGTGCTAAGCCACGTCGAGAAAGCCCGTAATGAAGCCGAAAAATATCAGGGTGAAATATGCTCGCCAGCCCATCAGCGCAATATGCTGGATATTGCTCGCGGTCAGATTTATGTCGAAGACTTAATTTATGCTCAGGGTGATGAGTTATTATGCTCGCCCCTGTTCGATCAGCCTTTTATTCTCTCTCCGGCGAATTATACGCGCACACCGGATATCGCCTTCTATTATTACCGTGACACGCCGTTCTACTCCGGCCACAAAATGATTTATTTGCGTAAAGGCAATTATGTCGCGGTGGTTAACCCTCTCTCTTTTAGTGAAATATTAACGAACGACACCGCGCTGACTTACGGCGTTTATGATACTGCGACCCGGGCGTTTTTTTCATTGAGTGAAAAAACAGACGCCCATACGCTGGCACCGTTCGCGCGCGCGCATAAAACCGATTTTCAAAAAGAAGGCCGCTTCTGGTCGATAGTCGTCTCGGGCAAACGCCCCATCGCCATTGTCGTTTCGACGTCCGAGACCTGGTTCTGGCAGGCGTGGCGGCGTCAGATGTCAGTAATGTTGCCGCTTGGGCTGCTGATGGGCGGCCTTTTGGTGTTTATCAGCACCCGCACTCGCCACCGCTTTAATTCACCGAGCCGCCAGCTGCAGCGCGCCTTGCAAAAGCGCATGCTGCGCCTGCATTACCAGCCGATTATGGATATCAAACACGGTATGTGCGTTGGCGCGGAAGCGCTGCTGCGCTGGCCGGGCTATAACGGTCAGGTAATGAGTCCAGCGGAATTTATTCCGCTCGCGGAAAAAACCGGGATGATCGCGCAGGTAACGGATTATGTAGTCGAAGAGTTATTTAATGACTTAGGCCATTTCTTAGCGACCCATCCGCAAATTTATATCTCCATTAACCTTTCGGCATCCGATTTCCATTCGTCGCGTCTGATTGCATTAATTGAAGGCAAGAATAGCCAGCACGGCGTGCGGGCGCAGCAAATCAAGATAGAAGTGACCGAACGGGGTTTTATTGATGTGCCGCGCACCACGCCGGTTATACAGGCATTTCGTCAGTCGGGCTTTGAGATTGCCATTGACGATTTCGGCACCGGATATTCCAATCTGCATAATCTCTATTCGCTGAACGTCGATATTCTGAAAATCGATAAATCGTTTATCGATACCTTAACCACCAACAGCACCAGTCATTTGATCGCCGAGCATATTATTGATATGGCCCATAGCCTGCGGTTGAAAATCATCGCCGAAGGCGTGGAAACCGCAGAGCAGGTGGCCTGGCTGTTAAAGCGCGGCGTGCAGTATTGTCAGGGCTGGCATTTTTCAAAAGCGCTGTCGCAGCAAGAGTTTATCACCTGGCTGCAACAGGATGACGCCCGGGCGATGCCGGGCTGGCAGAACTGCGTCGTTAACCGTCAGGCGCTTTGA
- the soxS gene encoding superoxide response transcriptional regulator SoxS: MSHQEIIHALTQWIEEHIDQPLNIDVVAKKSGYSKWYLQRMFRTVMHQTLGEYIRKRRLQLAAQELRTTRRPIFDIAMDYGYVSQQTFSRIFRRQFDRTPSDYRQSA; the protein is encoded by the coding sequence ATGTCACATCAGGAAATTATCCACGCACTGACGCAATGGATTGAGGAGCATATTGACCAGCCACTGAACATCGACGTGGTGGCAAAGAAGTCGGGCTATTCGAAATGGTATTTACAGCGGATGTTTCGCACCGTAATGCACCAGACGCTCGGAGAATACATTCGAAAACGTCGGCTACAGCTGGCGGCGCAGGAATTGCGCACGACCCGGCGGCCGATATTTGATATCGCGATGGATTATGGTTATGTGTCGCAGCAGACGTTTTCGCGTATTTTCCGCCGCCAGTTTGACCGCACGCCGAGCGATTATCGTCAAAGCGCCTGA
- the soxR gene encoding redox-sensitive transcriptional activator SoxR produces the protein MEKKAPRIKSLLTPGEVAKRSGVAVSALHFYETKGLIKSTRNSGNQRRYRRDVLRQVAIIKIAQRIGIPLATIGEAIGVLPEGQNLSPKVWKQLSTQWREELDRRIKTLTALRDDLDGCIGCGCLSHRDCPLRNPEDRLGAQGSGARLLEDE, from the coding sequence ATGGAAAAGAAAGCACCCCGAATCAAATCGCTGCTCACGCCGGGCGAAGTTGCGAAGCGCAGCGGCGTCGCAGTCTCTGCGCTGCACTTTTATGAGACCAAAGGGTTGATCAAAAGCACCCGCAACAGCGGCAACCAGCGCCGTTACCGGCGCGATGTGTTGCGCCAGGTAGCGATCATTAAAATCGCCCAGCGTATCGGCATTCCACTCGCGACGATTGGCGAAGCTATCGGCGTCCTGCCGGAAGGCCAAAACCTGAGTCCGAAAGTCTGGAAACAGCTCTCCACCCAGTGGCGCGAGGAGCTGGACCGGCGCATCAAAACGCTGACTGCGCTGCGCGACGATCTCGACGGCTGCATCGGCTGCGGGTGTTTGTCGCACCGCGATTGTCCGCTGCGCAACCCTGAAGACCGGCTCGGCGCGCAGGGCAGTGGGGCGCGACTGCTGGAAGATGAATAG
- a CDS encoding glutathione S-transferase family protein → MLTVHHLNNSRSQRILFALEELGLPYELVRYQREPTMLAPPALKKVHPLGKSPVLEDNGHKIIESGAILEYLQETYDATQRLKPQDAEEKMQYRIWLHYAEGSLMPLLMMKLVFSSLGKKPVPIGFRTLGKALGQGVQKAWLNKQIATHTRFIEDHLTLHPWFAGQSFSMADIQMSFPIIALLARSDAGEFRQLRAWLNNLQARPAWQRAIEKGGPLEIPGG, encoded by the coding sequence ATGCTGACGGTCCATCATCTGAATAACTCCCGCTCGCAGCGCATTCTTTTTGCGCTGGAAGAGCTGGGTCTGCCCTATGAGCTGGTGCGTTACCAGCGCGAGCCCACCATGCTGGCGCCGCCTGCGCTGAAGAAAGTGCATCCGCTTGGCAAATCGCCGGTGCTGGAAGATAACGGCCATAAAATTATCGAGTCCGGCGCCATTCTGGAATATCTCCAGGAGACCTATGACGCCACGCAGCGCCTGAAGCCGCAGGATGCCGAAGAAAAAATGCAGTACCGCATCTGGCTGCACTACGCCGAAGGATCGCTGATGCCGCTGCTGATGATGAAACTGGTTTTCAGCAGCCTCGGTAAAAAGCCGGTGCCGATAGGCTTTCGCACGCTCGGCAAAGCGCTCGGGCAGGGCGTACAAAAAGCCTGGCTGAATAAGCAGATCGCCACCCATACGCGCTTTATTGAGGATCATCTGACGCTACACCCGTGGTTTGCCGGACAGAGCTTCAGCATGGCCGATATTCAGATGAGCTTTCCGATTATCGCCCTGCTGGCGCGCAGCGATGCCGGCGAGTTCCGCCAGCTGCGCGCGTGGCTCAATAACCTGCAGGCGCGCCCGGCCTGGCAGCGCGCCATTGAAAAAGGCGGCCCGCTGGAGATCCCCGGCGGCTGA
- the ghxP gene encoding guanine/hypoxanthine transporter GhxP has product MSTPSARNGGSLDAFFKISARGSNVRQEVVAGLTTFLAMVYSVIVVPGMLGKAGFPPAAVFVATCLVAGVGSIVMGLWANLPLAIGCAISLTAFTAFSLVLGQHISVPVALGAVFLMGVLFTVISATGIRSWILRNLPQGVAHGTGIGIGLFLLLIAANGVGLVIKNPLDGLPVALGHFASFPVIMSLIGLAVIIGLEKLKVPGGILLTIIGISVVGLIFDPTVKFTGLFAMPSLSDEHGNSLIGSLDIMGALDPVVIPSVLALVMTAVFDATGTIRAVAGQANLLDKDGQIIDGGKALTTDSLSSVFSGLVGAAPAAVYIESAAGTAAGGKTGLTAITVGVLFLLILFLSPLSYLVPAYATAPALMYVGLLMLSNVAKIDFNDFVDAMAGLITAVFIVLTCNIVTGIMIGFASLVIGRLVSGEFRKLNIGTVVIAIALVAFYAGGWAI; this is encoded by the coding sequence ATGTCTACGCCTTCTGCGCGTAACGGCGGTTCGCTCGACGCCTTCTTTAAAATTTCCGCACGCGGCAGCAATGTCCGTCAGGAAGTCGTTGCCGGTCTCACCACGTTTCTGGCGATGGTCTATTCGGTGATTGTCGTGCCGGGCATGCTCGGCAAAGCGGGCTTTCCGCCTGCCGCCGTGTTCGTCGCCACCTGTCTGGTCGCAGGCGTCGGCTCCATCGTCATGGGGCTGTGGGCAAATCTGCCGCTCGCTATCGGTTGCGCCATCTCGCTGACCGCGTTTACCGCGTTTAGCCTGGTGCTCGGCCAGCACATCAGCGTGCCGGTCGCGCTCGGCGCGGTTTTCCTGATGGGCGTACTGTTTACCGTCATTTCCGCGACCGGCATTCGCAGCTGGATCCTGCGCAACCTGCCGCAGGGCGTGGCGCACGGCACCGGTATCGGCATTGGCCTGTTCCTGCTGCTGATTGCCGCCAACGGCGTGGGCCTGGTCATCAAGAACCCGCTCGACGGCCTGCCGGTGGCGCTCGGTCATTTCGCGAGCTTCCCGGTGATCATGTCGCTTATCGGTCTGGCGGTGATTATCGGGCTGGAAAAACTCAAAGTGCCGGGCGGCATTCTGCTCACCATCATCGGCATCTCTGTGGTGGGCCTGATTTTCGACCCGACGGTGAAATTCACAGGCCTGTTCGCGATGCCGTCGCTGAGCGATGAGCACGGCAATTCGCTGATCGGCAGCCTCGATATCATGGGCGCGCTCGACCCGGTCGTGATCCCAAGCGTGCTGGCGCTGGTCATGACGGCGGTATTTGACGCCACCGGCACCATCCGCGCGGTCGCAGGCCAGGCGAATCTGCTGGATAAAGACGGCCAGATTATCGATGGCGGCAAAGCGCTGACGACGGATTCGCTCTCCAGCGTCTTCTCGGGTCTGGTGGGCGCGGCTCCGGCGGCGGTCTACATCGAATCCGCCGCAGGCACTGCCGCGGGCGGCAAAACCGGCCTGACGGCGATCACCGTCGGCGTGCTGTTCCTGCTGATCCTGTTCCTCTCGCCGCTCTCTTACCTGGTGCCGGCTTACGCTACCGCGCCGGCGCTGATGTATGTCGGCCTGCTGATGCTCAGCAACGTGGCGAAAATCGATTTCAACGATTTCGTTGACGCGATGGCTGGCCTTATCACCGCGGTATTTATCGTCCTGACCTGCAACATCGTCACCGGCATTATGATCGGTTTCGCGTCGCTGGTGATTGGCCGCCTGGTTTCCGGCGAGTTCCGTAAGCTCAATATCGGCACCGTGGTTATCGCCATTGCGCTGGTCGCTTTCTACGCGGGCGGCTGGGCAATCTAA
- a CDS encoding Na+/H+ antiporter, whose translation MEIFFTILIMTLMVSLSGVVTRMLPFQIPLPLMQIAIGALLAWPTFGLHVDFNPELFLVLFIPPLLFADGWKTPTREFLDHGREIIGLALALVVLTVVGIGFLIYWMVPGIPLIPAFALAAVLSPTDAVALSGIVGEGRIPKKIMGILQGEALMNDASGLVSLKFAVAVAMGTMVFTVGGASLEFLKVAIGGLLAGIAVSWLYGRSLRLLSRWGGDEPATQIVLLFLLPFASYLIAEHIGFSGILAAVAAGMTITRSGVMRTAPLAMRLRANSVWSMLEFVFNGMVFLMLGLQLPGIMETSLAAAELDPNVETWMLFMDIVLIYGALIGVRFLWLWIMKRFSLRFLKKKPLTFGAYSTRELLVASFAGVRGAITLAGVLSIPLLLPDGSPFPARYELVFLAAGVILFSLFVGVILLPILLQQVETPDHGLAHKEERMARAVTAEVAITAIQKMEERLAANTEENIDDQLLKEVSARVVGNLRRRADGRNDVENSELEENLERRFRLTALRAERAELYHLRATRQISNETLQKMLHDMDLLEALLMERK comes from the coding sequence ATGGAAATCTTCTTTACCATCCTCATTATGACCCTCATGGTCTCGCTCTCCGGCGTCGTGACCCGCATGTTGCCGTTTCAGATCCCGCTGCCGCTGATGCAGATAGCCATCGGTGCGCTGCTCGCCTGGCCTACGTTTGGTCTGCACGTTGACTTCAACCCGGAGCTGTTCCTGGTCCTGTTCATTCCGCCGCTGCTGTTTGCCGACGGCTGGAAAACGCCGACCCGCGAATTTCTCGATCATGGCCGTGAAATCATCGGCCTCGCGCTGGCGCTGGTGGTGCTCACCGTCGTCGGCATCGGTTTTCTCATCTACTGGATGGTGCCAGGCATCCCGCTGATCCCCGCGTTCGCGCTCGCAGCCGTGCTGTCGCCCACCGATGCGGTGGCGCTCTCCGGCATCGTCGGCGAAGGTCGCATTCCGAAAAAAATCATGGGGATTTTGCAGGGCGAGGCGCTGATGAATGACGCCTCTGGTCTGGTGTCCCTGAAGTTCGCCGTCGCGGTCGCGATGGGCACGATGGTCTTTACGGTGGGCGGCGCGTCGCTGGAGTTTTTAAAAGTGGCGATTGGCGGCCTGCTCGCCGGTATCGCCGTCAGCTGGCTGTATGGCCGCTCGCTGCGTTTGCTGAGCCGCTGGGGCGGCGATGAGCCCGCCACGCAGATCGTTCTGCTGTTTCTGCTGCCGTTCGCGTCCTACCTGATTGCCGAACATATCGGCTTCTCCGGCATTCTGGCCGCGGTGGCCGCCGGGATGACCATCACCCGCTCCGGCGTGATGCGCACCGCGCCGCTGGCGATGCGCCTGCGCGCCAACAGCGTCTGGTCGATGCTGGAGTTTGTGTTTAACGGCATGGTTTTCCTGATGCTCGGTCTGCAATTGCCAGGCATTATGGAGACCTCGCTCGCCGCCGCCGAACTGGATCCGAACGTGGAAACCTGGATGCTGTTCATGGATATCGTCCTCATTTACGGGGCGCTGATTGGCGTGCGTTTCCTGTGGCTGTGGATTATGAAGCGCTTTAGCCTGCGTTTTCTTAAGAAGAAGCCGCTGACGTTTGGCGCGTACTCCACGCGTGAGCTGCTGGTCGCCTCGTTCGCCGGGGTGCGCGGGGCGATTACGCTTGCCGGTGTGCTCTCGATCCCGCTGCTGCTGCCGGACGGCTCGCCCTTCCCGGCGCGCTATGAGCTGGTGTTCCTCGCGGCGGGCGTCATTCTCTTCTCGCTGTTTGTCGGCGTGATCCTGCTGCCCATTTTGCTGCAACAGGTTGAAACGCCGGACCACGGACTGGCTCATAAAGAAGAGCGTATGGCGCGTGCGGTAACGGCGGAAGTAGCGATTACGGCCATCCAGAAAATGGAAGAGCGTCTGGCTGCCAATACCGAAGAGAACATCGACGATCAGTTGCTAAAAGAGGTTTCGGCGCGTGTCGTCGGGAACCTGCGCCGCCGCGCCGACGGGCGCAACGACGTGGAAAACAGCGAGCTTGAGGAAAACCTTGAGCGTCGTTTCCGTCTTACCGCGTTGCGTGCGGAGCGCGCCGAGCTGTACCACCTGCGCGCCACGCGGCAAATCAGCAACGAGACGCTGCAGAAAATGCTGCACGATATGGACTTGCTGGAAGCGCTGCTGATGGAGCGTAAATAA
- a CDS encoding Gfo/Idh/MocA family protein, with product MKKYALVGTGGRAGMYIEAVGRTFRDSARMVAFCDTNHTRMRYANSLLEKAGAPPVPCFAAQQFETMIQETQPDTLIVTTIDRTHDDYIVRALHAGCDVITEKPMTIDETRALRILDAIEETGRQVRVTFNYRYAPHHSKVRELLMSGTIGDVFSVHFEWLLNTEHGADYFRRWHREKRNSGGLLVHKSTHHFDLMNFWLGSYPERVYAEGALRFYGRENAEKRGVSSFYPRAHGYAAAKDDPFALHMEESAQLKALYLDAEHEDSYFRDQSVFSDGITIEDTLSVLVKYQNQTQMTYSLNAYLPQEGLNVVFNGSRGRLEMKLVENSYVNGGGLREAEGSLDRCDITVYPMFAAPWKADFTLGEGGHGGGDNAMLADLFGEPGDDPLQRAADHRAGAMSILTGIAGNLSMQQQRPVNFREFELVRRLQGR from the coding sequence ATGAAGAAATACGCCCTGGTGGGAACCGGCGGGCGCGCCGGGATGTATATCGAGGCTGTCGGCAGGACATTTCGCGACAGCGCGCGGATGGTCGCCTTTTGCGACACCAACCACACCCGTATGCGCTACGCCAACAGCCTGCTGGAAAAGGCGGGCGCGCCGCCGGTGCCCTGCTTTGCTGCGCAACAGTTTGAAACCATGATCCAGGAGACGCAGCCCGATACCCTTATCGTCACCACGATCGACCGCACCCATGACGACTATATCGTGCGCGCGCTCCACGCGGGCTGTGATGTCATTACCGAAAAACCGATGACCATTGATGAAACGCGCGCGCTGCGTATCCTCGACGCCATCGAAGAGACGGGCCGCCAGGTGCGCGTCACCTTCAACTACCGTTACGCGCCGCACCACAGCAAAGTGCGCGAACTGCTAATGAGCGGCACCATCGGCGACGTGTTTTCGGTGCATTTCGAGTGGCTGCTGAACACGGAACATGGCGCGGATTATTTCCGCCGCTGGCACCGGGAGAAGCGCAACAGCGGCGGCCTGCTGGTGCATAAATCCACGCACCATTTCGACCTGATGAACTTCTGGCTCGGCAGTTACCCGGAGCGCGTATACGCGGAGGGCGCGCTACGCTTTTATGGCCGGGAAAACGCCGAGAAGCGCGGCGTCTCGTCCTTCTACCCGCGCGCCCACGGCTATGCGGCGGCGAAAGACGACCCATTCGCGCTGCATATGGAAGAGAGCGCGCAGCTAAAAGCGCTCTATCTGGATGCCGAACATGAGGATAGCTACTTTCGCGATCAGAGCGTCTTTAGCGACGGTATCACCATTGAAGACACGCTCTCGGTGCTGGTGAAATACCAGAACCAGACGCAGATGACGTATTCGCTCAACGCGTATCTGCCGCAGGAGGGGCTGAACGTGGTGTTTAACGGTAGCCGCGGGCGGCTTGAGATGAAGCTGGTGGAGAACTCCTATGTTAACGGCGGCGGGCTGCGCGAAGCCGAAGGGAGCCTCGATCGCTGCGATATCACGGTGTACCCGATGTTCGCCGCACCCTGGAAAGCGGATTTTACGCTCGGCGAAGGCGGTCACGGCGGCGGTGATAATGCGATGCTGGCGGATCTCTTTGGCGAACCGGGCGATGACCCGCTGCAACGCGCCGCCGATCACCGCGCGGGCGCGATGTCGATTCTGACGGGCATCGCCGGGAATCTCTCAATGCAGCAACAGCGGCCGGTGAACTTCAGGGAGTTCGAGCTGGTGCGGCGGCTTCAGGGACGATAA
- the actP gene encoding cation/acetate symporter ActP, which translates to MMKRMLFPLLMTLSPAVLADALTGNVERQPTNWQAIIMFLIFVALTLGITYWASKRTRSRSDYYTAGGNITGFQNGLAIAGDFMSAASFLGISALVYTSGYDGLIYSLGFLVGWPIILFLIAERLRNLGRYTFADVASYRLKQRPIRLLSACGSLVVVALYLIAQMVGAGKLIELLFGLNYHVAVVLVGVLMVMYVLFGGMLATTWVQIIKAVLLLFGASFMAFMVMKHVGFSFNNLFSEAMAVHPKGSAIMSPGGLVKDPVSALSLGLGLMFGTAGLPHILMRFFTVSDAREARKSVFYATGFMGYFYILTFIIGFGAIMLVGANPAFKDAAGALIGGNNMAAVHLADAVGGNLFLGFISAVAFATILAVVAGLTLAGASAVSHDLYANVFRKGATEREELRVSKITVLVLGVVAILLGILFEKQNIAFMVGLAFSIAASCNFPIILLSMYWSKLTTRGAMIGGWLGLLTAVILMVLGPTVWVQVLGHSAPVFPYEYPALFSIAVAFIGIWIFSATDNSPEGNLEREQFRAQFIRSQTGLGIEQGRSH; encoded by the coding sequence ATGATGAAAAGGATGCTTTTTCCGCTGCTGATGACCCTGTCGCCCGCGGTCCTGGCTGACGCGCTCACCGGTAATGTTGAGCGCCAGCCGACCAACTGGCAGGCGATAATCATGTTCCTGATTTTCGTGGCGCTGACGCTTGGCATCACATACTGGGCCTCAAAACGCACCCGCTCGCGCAGCGATTATTATACGGCGGGCGGCAACATTACCGGCTTCCAGAACGGCCTTGCGATTGCTGGCGATTTTATGTCCGCCGCGTCTTTTCTGGGGATTTCCGCACTGGTTTACACGTCAGGCTACGACGGGCTGATTTACTCGCTGGGCTTCCTGGTAGGCTGGCCGATTATTCTGTTTTTAATCGCCGAGCGGTTGCGCAACCTCGGGCGCTATACCTTCGCGGATGTCGCCTCTTACCGTCTGAAGCAGCGGCCCATTCGCCTGCTTTCCGCCTGCGGCTCGCTGGTGGTAGTGGCGCTCTATCTCATTGCGCAGATGGTCGGCGCGGGCAAGCTGATTGAGCTGCTGTTCGGCCTCAACTATCACGTCGCCGTGGTGCTGGTAGGCGTGCTGATGGTGATGTACGTGCTCTTCGGCGGCATGCTGGCGACCACCTGGGTGCAGATTATCAAAGCCGTGCTGCTGCTGTTTGGCGCAAGCTTTATGGCGTTTATGGTGATGAAGCATGTCGGTTTCAGCTTCAACAATCTGTTCTCTGAGGCGATGGCGGTGCACCCGAAAGGCAGCGCCATCATGAGCCCTGGCGGGCTGGTGAAAGATCCGGTCTCGGCGCTCTCGCTCGGCCTTGGACTGATGTTCGGCACCGCGGGTCTGCCGCATATTCTGATGCGCTTTTTCACGGTCAGCGATGCCCGCGAAGCGCGTAAAAGCGTCTTTTACGCCACCGGTTTTATGGGTTACTTCTACATTCTGACCTTTATCATCGGCTTTGGCGCCATCATGCTGGTGGGAGCCAACCCGGCCTTTAAAGACGCCGCCGGCGCGCTGATTGGCGGCAACAATATGGCGGCGGTGCATCTGGCCGACGCGGTGGGCGGCAATCTGTTCCTGGGCTTTATCTCGGCGGTCGCTTTCGCCACCATCCTGGCGGTGGTCGCCGGCCTGACGCTCGCGGGCGCTTCGGCGGTATCGCATGATCTCTACGCCAACGTGTTCCGCAAGGGCGCGACCGAGCGTGAAGAGCTACGGGTATCGAAAATCACCGTGCTGGTGCTCGGCGTGGTGGCTATTTTGCTCGGCATCCTCTTTGAGAAACAGAATATCGCCTTCATGGTGGGCCTGGCGTTCTCGATTGCCGCCAGCTGTAATTTCCCGATAATTCTGCTCTCCATGTACTGGTCGAAGCTGACCACCCGTGGCGCGATGATTGGCGGCTGGCTGGGCCTCCTGACGGCCGTCATCCTGATGGTGCTTGGCCCGACCGTCTGGGTGCAGGTGCTCGGCCATAGCGCGCCGGTGTTCCCGTATGAGTACCCAGCGTTGTTCTCCATCGCCGTCGCGTTTATCGGCATCTGGATTTTCTCGGCGACCGATAACAGCCCGGAGGGCAACCTGGAGCGCGAGCAGTTCCGCGCGCAGTTTATCCGCTCGCAGACCGGTCTTGGCATCGAACAGGGCCGCTCGCACTAA
- a CDS encoding DUF485 domain-containing protein translates to MNNDICQQIENSAPYRELVHKRQRFAFILSIIMLIIYVGFILLIAFAPGWLGTPLSPGSSVTRGIPIGIGVILISFILTGVYVWRANSEFDRLTHAVLKEVQS, encoded by the coding sequence ATGAATAACGATATTTGTCAGCAGATAGAGAACAGTGCGCCTTACAGGGAGTTAGTTCATAAACGGCAACGGTTTGCCTTCATCCTGTCCATCATCATGCTGATTATCTACGTCGGCTTTATCCTGCTTATCGCGTTCGCGCCGGGCTGGCTCGGCACGCCGCTCTCGCCTGGCAGCAGCGTCACGCGCGGCATTCCGATAGGCATCGGCGTTATCCTGATTTCGTTTATTCTCACGGGCGTCTATGTCTGGCGCGCCAACAGCGAATTTGACCGTCTGACCCATGCGGTGCTCAAAGAGGTGCAGTCATGA